One Helicoverpa armigera isolate CAAS_96S chromosome 1, ASM3070526v1, whole genome shotgun sequence genomic window carries:
- the LOC110377803 gene encoding transmembrane protein 208, which produces MAPAPKGKPPTKGAKQILVENSETVSFYRNMSLAAAALYGTATVSLYWDNLTTGIIFLNVLLLAIYGGCYQIMRYISRPTYSDNSQLIDPGLDLNMEGGMGEHVKDIVILSAITHVLAVISNYFFLLLLLIPARAFWLLWVNVLGPWFFQEAPQDTEQDEKKKKKLERKMKRYQQ; this is translated from the exons gcTCCAAAAGGCAAACCTCCCACCAAAGGTGCTAAACAGATATTGGTGGAGAATTCAGAAACAGTCAGTTTCTACCGCAACATGTCTCTTGCAGCCGCAGCCTTGTACGGAACTGCCACCGTTAGCTTGTACTGGGACAACTTAACAACGGGAATTATT TTCCTGAACGTTCTACTATTGGCAATATATGGAGGGTGCTATCAAATTATGAGATACATCAGTCGGCCCACTTATTCCGACAACAGCCAGCTCATCGATCCTGGTCTTGATTTGAATATGGAAGGTGGTATGGGCGa ACATGTGAAAGATATAGTGATATTGTCAGCAATCACACATGTGCTTGCTGTGATATCAAACTATTTCTTTTTGCTGCTTCTGCTGATACCAGCGAGAGCCTTCTGGCTGCTCTGGGTCAACGTGCTAGGACCTTGGTTCTTCCAAGAGGCTCCCCAAGACACAGAACAagatgaaaagaaaaagaaaaaattagaaagaaaaatgaaaagaTATCAGCAATAA